The following are from one region of the Verrucomicrobiaceae bacterium genome:
- a CDS encoding embryonic protein DC-8: MKPTQLILAMLALCGMTACEKTPEAKKAADDTHKAVEAVKDAAKSGIDAAAKEAEAAKTAVTDKAAEVKDAVADKAAELKAEAEKKAAELKAAAEKQAQEVKDAAAAKAGEAAAALQDAAKKAQEALTPAAPAPAAPAPAAPAPAPAPAK; the protein is encoded by the coding sequence ATGAAACCTACCCAACTCATCCTGGCCATGCTCGCTCTCTGTGGCATGACCGCCTGCGAAAAGACACCGGAAGCCAAAAAAGCCGCCGACGACACCCATAAGGCCGTAGAAGCCGTCAAAGACGCTGCGAAATCAGGCATTGATGCTGCTGCTAAAGAAGCAGAAGCCGCCAAGACCGCCGTCACCGACAAGGCTGCCGAAGTCAAAGACGCCGTCGCCGACAAAGCTGCTGAACTGAAGGCCGAAGCCGAAAAGAAAGCCGCTGAACTCAAAGCTGCTGCTGAAAAGCAAGCCCAGGAAGTCAAAGACGCTGCCGCTGCCAAAGCCGGTGAAGCCGCCGCTGCTCTGCAAGATGCTGCAAAGAAAGCCCAAGAAGCTCTGACTCCCGCCGCTCCTGCTCCCGCCGCTCCTGCTCCTGCTGCTCCGGCCCCAGCCCCTGCTCCAGCGAAATAA
- a CDS encoding methionine adenosyltransferase produces the protein MPRSYIFSSESVGEGHPDKVADTISDAILDACLKIDLKSRVACETFVKSNVVVVGGEITIPKLQNKKLGTTKPIDEVINVGQVIRDAIRGIGYTNVDDVFHADQIFINNYLTIQSPDIAQGVDAAEAEGKKHGEQGAGDQGIMFGYACNETPELMPAPIMFAHRLGRELTRIRKAGKLAKWLRPDAKSQVSVEYVDGKPTRIVNVVISTQHTADVSHAEIEKFCIEQVIKKVLPKNMLTKDTEYLINPTGKFVVGGPQGDSGLTGRKIIVDSYGGMGRHGGGAFSGKDPSKVDRSAAYMGRWVAKNVVAAGLAEKCEVQFAYAIGHPLPVSVHIDSFGTGTISDDKILAAVLKVFSFKPADIVKQLNLLRPIYSKTTNYGHFGKIDDKDITWELTNKADALKKAAK, from the coding sequence ATGCCCCGTAGCTATATCTTTTCGTCCGAGTCCGTCGGCGAAGGCCATCCTGACAAAGTCGCCGATACCATCTCTGACGCCATCCTTGACGCCTGCCTCAAGATTGACCTGAAAAGCCGCGTCGCTTGCGAAACCTTCGTGAAGAGCAATGTCGTCGTCGTCGGTGGTGAAATCACCATCCCGAAGCTCCAGAACAAGAAGCTCGGCACCACCAAGCCCATCGACGAGGTCATCAACGTTGGCCAAGTCATCCGTGACGCCATTCGCGGCATCGGTTACACGAATGTGGACGATGTTTTCCACGCCGACCAGATCTTCATCAATAACTACCTCACCATCCAGAGCCCCGACATCGCCCAAGGTGTGGACGCCGCGGAAGCCGAAGGCAAAAAGCACGGCGAACAAGGCGCAGGCGACCAGGGCATTATGTTTGGTTATGCCTGCAACGAAACGCCCGAGCTCATGCCCGCGCCCATCATGTTTGCCCACCGCCTCGGCCGCGAACTGACCCGCATCCGCAAGGCTGGCAAGCTCGCCAAATGGCTGCGCCCAGATGCGAAATCCCAAGTCTCCGTCGAATACGTCGATGGCAAGCCCACCCGCATCGTGAACGTCGTCATCTCCACCCAGCACACCGCAGACGTGAGCCACGCCGAGATCGAGAAATTCTGCATCGAGCAGGTCATCAAGAAAGTCCTGCCGAAGAACATGCTCACCAAGGACACCGAGTATCTTATCAATCCGACCGGCAAATTCGTCGTCGGTGGCCCTCAGGGCGACAGCGGCCTCACAGGTCGTAAAATCATCGTCGATAGCTACGGCGGCATGGGCCGTCACGGCGGTGGTGCCTTCTCCGGCAAAGATCCGTCCAAAGTGGACCGCAGCGCCGCCTACATGGGCCGCTGGGTCGCCAAGAACGTCGTCGCCGCCGGCCTCGCCGAGAAATGCGAAGTGCAGTTCGCCTACGCCATCGGTCACCCGCTGCCAGTGAGCGTCCACATCGACAGCTTCGGCACCGGCACCATCAGCGATGACAAGATCCTCGCCGCCGTCCTCAAAGTGTTCTCCTTCAAGCCTGCCGACATCGTCAAGCAGCTCAACCTCCTCCGTCCGATCTACTCGAAGACGACCAACTACGGTCACTTCGGCAAGATCGACGACAAGGACATCACCTGGGAGCTCACCAACAAGGCCGACGCTCTCAAGAAAGCCGCGAAGTAA
- a CDS encoding NYN domain-containing protein, producing MNSLIFPSLGFCRSRVPQTRHAAKSPSRPALPQETDLSVFSLSRVIAIFDEDNLRISMGKEHHARLSYRLLYDKLVATSASLHAVAVLTDEPGRQQRACYLKNRGWVPLVIEREVVTTCHGAEVKSNADTDLAVEAGRLLSLHPCDVLCLGSGDGDLVLAIAKAVRRCWPQTKVVTVAVPGCTSARLRKHSELIHQHVPIGADITRSGGSRPRHRRIRPTHTNPQLHACHV from the coding sequence ATGAACTCACTCATTTTTCCCAGCCTCGGCTTCTGCCGAAGCCGTGTCCCGCAAACCCGGCACGCTGCGAAATCGCCTAGCCGCCCTGCACTGCCGCAGGAAACGGACCTTTCCGTTTTCAGCCTCAGCCGCGTCATTGCTATCTTCGACGAGGATAACCTTCGCATCTCCATGGGCAAGGAGCACCACGCCCGTCTCTCCTACCGCCTGCTGTATGACAAACTGGTGGCCACAAGTGCCTCCCTCCATGCCGTAGCGGTGCTGACAGATGAACCGGGCCGCCAGCAACGTGCCTGCTACCTCAAGAATCGTGGTTGGGTGCCTTTGGTGATCGAGCGTGAGGTCGTGACTACCTGTCACGGCGCTGAGGTGAAGTCGAACGCCGACACCGATCTGGCGGTGGAGGCCGGGAGGCTGCTGAGCCTACATCCTTGCGACGTGCTCTGCCTCGGCAGTGGTGATGGCGATCTCGTGCTCGCCATCGCCAAAGCAGTGCGTCGTTGCTGGCCGCAAACGAAGGTAGTCACAGTCGCGGTGCCTGGCTGTACCTCCGCTCGTCTTCGCAAGCACAGCGAACTGATCCATCAGCATGTCCCTATCGGGGCGGACATCACGCGCAGTGGCGGAAGCCGTCCGCGTCATCGCCGCATTCGTCCCACCCACACCAACCCCCAACTCCACGCCTGCCATGTGTGA
- a CDS encoding ATP-binding protein — translation MSRPFENHLEYLRSPDLFKEGRVVLIGGKSSGKSALIKRFRETWATPDYPKQAHDQNGSVRIVTVLDLRDFKDKTPGQIWSRLFDSLSRDLDSRITGLSLPRISASAEGLDASRFGQELNILLAPCGCVNVEVVVALKRVHLLEDSSWLAQDTAQQFLLSLKGVWDTCPRCKIAWIICGEPGLLVMADNLAKLNVAGSTWIQEAKVCFFYNLGIEQTRQLLKEAHEGIDEETVKWLHQQSGGQIKIVDLLSKTILNAMNREQDVASEEWRDQTCAELLTACSGTFRIWYDGLSQPSLACVDRLRHEDVITIGHMNDSAAIQCACTGFAAFDNSKRTLRKANALFWQWFSTQSLIPQAPAPKTSVGTAINTTSGSKDQKNKIPKLKQQVFFDWNTTTLFHDEDCTETAASLNPAQAAVLRLLFTKIDGTTRTPISHAQAFDLLSRVIDVFSSFDDRTKKSRLRDIRRGLGDIAASLGLPRNAIMQNGTQKSYPKGQYVFLKSEQENKMPLREDFINSPRLKIR, via the coding sequence ATGTCACGCCCTTTCGAAAACCACTTGGAGTATCTGCGGAGTCCCGACCTCTTTAAGGAAGGACGGGTGGTGTTGATCGGCGGCAAGTCATCTGGAAAGTCCGCTTTGATTAAGCGATTTCGTGAAACCTGGGCCACCCCCGACTATCCAAAGCAAGCACACGATCAAAATGGCTCGGTTCGTATCGTCACCGTATTGGATTTGCGAGATTTCAAAGACAAGACGCCGGGCCAAATCTGGTCCAGGCTATTTGATTCCTTGAGCCGGGATCTTGACTCACGCATCACTGGGCTTTCGTTGCCCCGCATTTCAGCTTCGGCTGAGGGACTCGACGCTTCTCGTTTCGGCCAAGAATTGAACATCTTATTGGCTCCCTGTGGATGTGTTAATGTGGAAGTCGTTGTCGCACTGAAGCGTGTGCATCTTTTGGAAGACTCATCTTGGCTTGCGCAAGACACGGCGCAGCAGTTTCTGCTGAGTTTAAAGGGGGTCTGGGATACCTGTCCGCGTTGTAAGATTGCGTGGATTATTTGCGGTGAACCCGGGCTTCTTGTGATGGCGGATAACCTAGCAAAGTTGAATGTCGCTGGCTCCACTTGGATACAAGAAGCCAAAGTATGCTTCTTTTACAACCTTGGCATTGAGCAGACACGCCAGCTCTTGAAAGAGGCACATGAGGGGATTGATGAAGAAACGGTGAAATGGTTGCATCAACAGTCTGGTGGACAGATCAAGATCGTAGACCTGCTCAGCAAGACGATTCTAAATGCGATGAATAGGGAGCAAGATGTTGCCTCTGAAGAATGGCGCGATCAAACCTGTGCAGAGCTTCTCACGGCGTGTTCCGGCACATTCAGGATATGGTATGACGGTCTTTCTCAACCTTCTCTAGCATGTGTGGATCGTCTTCGACATGAAGATGTGATAACCATCGGCCACATGAATGATTCAGCCGCGATCCAATGCGCTTGCACAGGCTTCGCTGCTTTTGATAACTCCAAAAGAACTCTGAGGAAGGCGAACGCTTTGTTCTGGCAGTGGTTTTCTACTCAAAGCCTGATTCCACAAGCACCAGCTCCCAAAACGAGCGTTGGTACCGCCATCAACACGACAAGTGGCAGCAAAGATCAAAAGAACAAAATACCTAAACTGAAACAGCAGGTTTTCTTTGACTGGAATACAACGACGCTTTTTCACGACGAAGACTGCACTGAAACAGCGGCAAGCTTGAACCCAGCACAAGCTGCCGTCTTGAGGTTGCTATTCACAAAAATTGACGGAACGACGCGCACCCCCATCTCTCATGCACAGGCTTTTGATCTGCTGAGCAGAGTGATTGATGTTTTTTCATCCTTTGATGACAGGACGAAGAAAAGTCGCCTGCGAGATATTCGACGCGGGCTTGGTGATATTGCAGCCAGTTTAGGCCTACCCCGAAACGCAATTATGCAAAACGGAACACAAAAATCGTACCCCAAGGGGCAGTACGTGTTTCTAAAGAGCGAGCAAGAAAATAAAATGCCTTTGAGGGAGGATTTTATAAACAGCCCGAGACTTAAAATTCGCTGA
- a CDS encoding IS5 family transposase: MKRYRKTERGGGLFSAIEHEQAVAAKTLGILKLRDVISWESFRPLLEDLTGYATRDWTKGGKPPFDPVLMFKVLVLQKFHGLSDDATEEQIFDRTSFKAFLGLRIGDDIPDAKTIWDFKQRIEADGREGSRKLFDTFGQMLESKGIVAREGSIVDASFTEAPRQRNSREANQRIKQGERPEEFDENPAVGRQKDSEARWTKKNNESHYGWKNHVKADLKTKIIINSTTTPASVHDSQVFEGLLDDKDQAVLADSAYHSAEHEAYLIKLNAQEFLMRKATRGHPLSEAEMQTNHTISRMRVRVEHIFARMTQMGADLCRSIGLKRATQHNHLSNLVYNMDRYACLVR, encoded by the coding sequence ATGAAGCGCTACCGCAAGACAGAACGAGGCGGCGGACTGTTCTCCGCCATTGAACATGAGCAGGCCGTCGCCGCCAAAACCCTCGGCATCCTCAAGCTGCGCGACGTTATCTCTTGGGAAAGTTTCCGCCCGCTGCTCGAAGATCTCACTGGCTACGCCACCCGCGACTGGACCAAGGGCGGCAAGCCCCCGTTCGACCCCGTGCTGATGTTCAAAGTCCTTGTGCTACAGAAGTTCCACGGCCTCAGCGACGACGCCACCGAGGAGCAAATCTTTGACCGCACCAGTTTTAAAGCCTTCCTCGGCCTGCGCATCGGCGACGACATCCCTGACGCCAAAACCATCTGGGACTTTAAGCAACGCATTGAGGCAGATGGACGAGAAGGCAGTCGCAAACTCTTCGACACCTTCGGCCAGATGCTCGAAAGCAAAGGCATCGTCGCGCGAGAAGGCAGCATCGTGGACGCCAGCTTCACGGAAGCCCCACGCCAGCGCAACAGCCGCGAGGCGAACCAGCGCATCAAGCAGGGCGAACGCCCCGAAGAGTTCGACGAGAACCCCGCCGTGGGCCGCCAGAAAGACAGCGAAGCACGCTGGACGAAGAAGAACAACGAGTCGCACTACGGCTGGAAGAACCATGTGAAGGCCGACTTGAAAACCAAGATCATCATCAACTCCACCACCACGCCCGCCAGTGTCCACGACAGCCAAGTGTTTGAAGGACTGCTTGATGACAAAGATCAGGCCGTGCTCGCCGACTCGGCCTATCACAGCGCGGAGCACGAGGCGTATCTCATCAAGCTCAACGCGCAGGAGTTCCTGATGCGCAAAGCCACACGAGGTCACCCGCTGAGCGAAGCTGAAATGCAGACCAACCACACGATCAGCCGGATGCGTGTGAGGGTAGAGCACATCTTCGCGCGAATGACGCAGATGGGAGCCGATCTGTGTCGGAGCATTGGATTGAAACGAGCCACACAGCACAACCACCTCAGCAATCTGGTCTACAACATGGACCGCTATGCCTGTTTGGTTCGCTAA